From Nguyenibacter vanlangensis, one genomic window encodes:
- a CDS encoding alpha/beta hydrolase, with the protein MIRGVNGLDVHILEAGYESSGRPLALLLHGFPDLAYGWRHLIPILADAGYHVVAPDQRGFGRTTGWVNGYDAPLGPFSLLNMTRDALGLVSALGFRRTAMLVGHDFGSPVAAYCALARPDVFPSVVLMSAPFPGPPAFPFNTAESEAASVQPNNQFQNLATALAALDPPRAYYQQYLSGRRANDDMWHPPQGLRRFLRAFFYVKSADWPGNKPYRLKGGTAADLAQMPTYYVMDLGKTMPETVAPFEPSAAEVQACKWLTEPELGVYTEEYGRTGFQGALQAYRVFSDPDLNAELRLFSGKAIDVPSLFIGGKSDWGTYAAPGALDLMRTRAATRMGGIALIDGAGHWIQQEQPARLGALLLAFINEVGGTDQWSVR; encoded by the coding sequence ATGATCCGTGGGGTCAATGGCCTCGATGTCCATATTCTCGAGGCCGGTTACGAAAGCTCAGGCAGGCCGCTCGCACTGCTTCTGCATGGCTTTCCGGATCTGGCTTACGGCTGGCGGCATCTGATTCCGATCCTGGCCGATGCCGGCTACCATGTCGTGGCACCCGACCAGCGGGGTTTTGGCCGCACCACCGGTTGGGTGAACGGCTATGATGCCCCTCTTGGGCCCTTCAGCCTCTTGAATATGACGCGTGATGCCCTCGGACTGGTTTCGGCGTTGGGGTTTCGACGGACGGCGATGCTTGTCGGGCACGATTTCGGCTCGCCCGTGGCGGCCTATTGTGCGCTGGCCCGACCTGACGTCTTTCCCTCGGTGGTGCTGATGAGCGCACCGTTCCCCGGTCCGCCGGCGTTTCCGTTCAACACTGCGGAAAGCGAGGCAGCGTCGGTCCAACCGAACAATCAATTTCAAAATTTGGCGACGGCGCTGGCGGCGCTGGACCCGCCGAGAGCGTATTATCAGCAATATCTCAGCGGGCGGCGGGCGAATGATGACATGTGGCACCCGCCTCAGGGTTTACGCAGATTTCTTCGCGCATTTTTCTACGTCAAGAGCGCTGACTGGCCAGGAAACAAGCCCTATCGGTTGAAGGGAGGAACCGCCGCAGACCTTGCACAGATGCCTACTTATTACGTGATGGATCTCGGCAAGACGATGCCTGAGACGGTGGCTCCATTCGAACCGTCCGCCGCCGAGGTCCAGGCCTGCAAATGGCTCACTGAGCCGGAACTTGGGGTGTACACGGAGGAGTATGGCCGCACCGGGTTTCAGGGCGCCCTGCAGGCTTATCGCGTCTTTTCCGACCCTGACCTAAACGCTGAGTTGCGCCTGTTTTCGGGCAAGGCGATCGATGTCCCGTCGCTCTTCATCGGCGGGAAGAGCGATTGGGGCACCTATGCGGCGCCGGGCGCGCTCGATCTTATGAGGACGAGGGCGGCGACGAGGATGGGTGGCATCGCGTTGATTGACGGTGCCGGTCACTGGATCCAACAGGAACAGCCGGCTCGGCTCGGCGCGCTCCTGCTCGCCTTCATCAACGAGGTTGGTGGGACGGATCAATGGTCAGTTCGCTGA
- a CDS encoding helix-turn-helix transcriptional regulator, producing the protein MRDRSWFAESSHEALDELRRMHESPTKTWTVAQLAKEAALSRSAFFERFNRAVGLAPMTYLLNWRMALAKNMLRRSEVGIAEIAQRVGYGSASAFSVAFTRHVGLPPARYARQQSVPAP; encoded by the coding sequence ATGCGTGATCGGTCCTGGTTCGCTGAATCCAGCCATGAAGCCCTTGACGAGCTACGCCGGATGCACGAAAGCCCGACCAAGACGTGGACCGTCGCACAATTGGCGAAGGAGGCTGCGCTTTCCCGTTCGGCCTTCTTCGAACGTTTCAATCGGGCCGTCGGCCTGGCACCGATGACCTACTTGCTGAACTGGCGCATGGCTCTGGCCAAAAACATGCTCCGGCGGAGCGAGGTTGGTATCGCCGAGATCGCGCAACGTGTCGGCTACGGCTCCGCGAGTGCTTTCAGCGTCGCCTTCACCCGCCATGTCGGACTGCCGCCGGCGCGCTATGCGCGGCAGCAATCCGTTCCTGCGCCCTGA
- a CDS encoding NmrA family NAD(P)-binding protein, with protein MRAAHPATERSGEWLDYKSICSYMLRIGAYALMFARSRTMSEADFLVSGATGRTGGVAIDELLKMGKRVRAYVRADDERAAALRARGVDIAVGDFTDIDRIRAAMEGVKSAYFLYPIAPGIIGAAAYFAQAAKEAGVASIVNMSQISARRESASHAAQDHWVSERVFDWSGVATTHIRPTFFADWLVYPHFAKEIWAKKKIEFPFENGRHAPISTDDQGRVIAHLLARPAGHEGKIYTLHGPVEMNHTEIAAAMSEVLDAKIEYAPTSIEAFKDKMENLYGFPPFLVQHLVEVAQNYRDGIFSGVNDAVETITGTPPLSVQQFIARNRAAFA; from the coding sequence ATGCGGGCGGCGCATCCGGCGACCGAGCGAAGCGGGGAATGGCTTGACTATAAGAGCATATGCTCCTATATGCTCCGTATTGGAGCATATGCTCTTATGTTCGCGCGGAGTAGAACCATGAGCGAAGCTGACTTTCTCGTAAGCGGCGCGACGGGCCGGACCGGCGGCGTCGCCATAGACGAACTGTTGAAGATGGGTAAGCGCGTCCGTGCCTATGTGCGCGCCGATGATGAGCGGGCGGCTGCCCTGAGGGCGCGCGGCGTCGATATCGCGGTCGGGGATTTCACCGACATCGACCGGATCCGGGCTGCGATGGAAGGCGTCAAATCGGCCTATTTTCTTTATCCGATTGCGCCCGGAATCATCGGAGCCGCCGCCTATTTCGCGCAAGCCGCGAAGGAAGCGGGCGTCGCCTCGATCGTCAACATGTCGCAAATTTCGGCGCGCCGGGAGTCGGCGAGCCATGCCGCGCAGGACCATTGGGTGTCCGAACGGGTGTTCGACTGGTCTGGCGTGGCGACAACCCACATTCGCCCGACCTTCTTTGCCGACTGGCTGGTGTACCCGCATTTCGCCAAGGAAATCTGGGCGAAGAAAAAGATCGAATTCCCCTTCGAGAATGGCCGCCACGCCCCGATCAGCACTGACGACCAGGGACGAGTGATCGCCCACCTCCTGGCCAGGCCGGCGGGCCATGAAGGCAAGATCTATACCCTCCATGGTCCGGTCGAGATGAACCATACCGAAATCGCCGCCGCCATGAGCGAGGTGCTCGACGCCAAGATCGAGTACGCGCCGACTTCGATCGAGGCGTTCAAGGACAAGATGGAAAATCTCTACGGATTTCCGCCGTTCCTCGTGCAGCACCTTGTCGAGGTCGCGCAAAATTATCGCGACGGGATCTTCTCGGGCGTCAACGATGCCGTCGAGACGATTACCGGGACGCCGCCGCTCTCGGTCCAGCAGTTCATCGCGCGGAATCGCGCCGCATTCGCCTGA
- a CDS encoding SDR family oxidoreductase translates to MDVTNATVFITGANRGLGLAFAREARRRGAARVYAGMRKTSGFDEPGLIPVRIDVTDKASIAAAAELAADTTLLVNNAGIAALIDGPLAADVEAQSARMFETNYYGVVRVTQAFEPILSNKPQAAIINVLSDIVWLPRPILAPYAASKAAAWNYTNQLRFYLHERRIQVLGLHVGFVDTDLTNGIDVPKASPDDVVRQTYDALAAGKNEIMADKGTMLLKSTLAAEAPGYITPPAGLS, encoded by the coding sequence ATGGACGTCACCAACGCCACCGTCTTCATCACTGGCGCAAATCGTGGTTTGGGTCTGGCCTTTGCACGTGAGGCGCGTCGTCGCGGGGCGGCAAGGGTTTATGCGGGCATGCGCAAGACGAGCGGTTTCGACGAGCCTGGCCTCATTCCGGTCAGGATCGATGTCACCGACAAGGCGTCGATCGCCGCGGCTGCGGAACTGGCGGCGGATACCACGCTGCTGGTCAACAACGCCGGCATCGCCGCCCTGATCGACGGGCCGCTGGCCGCCGATGTCGAAGCGCAGTCCGCCCGCATGTTCGAGACCAACTATTATGGCGTGGTGCGCGTCACGCAGGCCTTTGAGCCGATATTGTCGAACAAACCGCAGGCCGCCATCATCAACGTGCTTTCCGACATTGTCTGGCTTCCGCGGCCCATTCTGGCACCCTATGCGGCGTCGAAGGCGGCAGCCTGGAACTATACGAACCAGCTTCGCTTTTACCTGCATGAGCGCCGCATCCAGGTTCTCGGGCTGCATGTCGGGTTCGTGGACACCGACCTGACCAACGGGATCGACGTGCCAAAGGCCAGCCCGGATGACGTCGTGCGCCAGACCTATGACGCTCTCGCCGCCGGCAAGAACGAGATCATGGCCGACAAGGGGACCATGTTGCTGAAGAGCACCCTTGCGGCGGAGGCGCCCGGCTATATCACCCCGCCGGCCGGGCTTTCGTAG
- a CDS encoding MarR family transcriptional regulator: MLPVSQPLGIDQCNCFAIRKANRQVSRFYDAHLEPTGLRITQFLTLAALNEVGSAAVNALAERLDIERTAMGKMVGFLERDGLVCIRPSATDGRSRLVELTEAGRRLHDEAAPLWQEAQRQFVQLNGTKQVATLQGALKSIVTGDDGP; this comes from the coding sequence ATGCTGCCGGTCAGCCAGCCTCTCGGAATCGATCAATGCAATTGCTTCGCCATCAGGAAGGCGAACCGGCAGGTCTCCCGCTTCTACGATGCCCACCTTGAGCCGACGGGCCTGCGCATCACGCAATTCCTCACCTTGGCGGCCCTGAACGAGGTAGGGAGCGCGGCGGTTAACGCTCTTGCCGAACGGTTGGACATCGAACGGACGGCGATGGGCAAAATGGTCGGGTTTCTGGAACGGGACGGCTTGGTCTGTATCAGGCCCTCTGCCACGGACGGCCGAAGCCGCCTGGTCGAACTCACCGAGGCGGGCCGCCGCCTTCACGACGAAGCGGCGCCCCTTTGGCAGGAAGCTCAACGACAATTCGTGCAACTGAACGGCACGAAACAGGTTGCCACGTTGCAGGGGGCCTTGAAGAGCATTGTGACGGGCGATGATGGCCCGTGA
- a CDS encoding alpha/beta hydrolase, which translates to MTFVTTKDGVNIFYKDWGPKDAQPIMFHHGWPLSADDWDAQMLFFLGQGYRVIAHDRRGHGRSSQVGDGHDMDHYAADASAVAESLDLKNAIHVGHSTGGGEVARYVARYGQPQGRVAKAVLVSAVPPLMVKTDHNPGGTPIDVFDGFRAALAANRAQFFLDVASGPFYGFNRPGAKISQGVIRNWWRQGMMGSAKAHYDGIKAFSETDQTEDLKAITVPTFCIQGDDDQVVPYRNAVELQVKLIKSSTLKVYAGLSHGLLTVNADRVNPDLLAFIRG; encoded by the coding sequence ATGACATTCGTGACGACCAAGGATGGCGTGAACATCTTCTACAAAGATTGGGGACCGAAGGACGCCCAGCCGATCATGTTCCACCACGGCTGGCCGCTCAGCGCCGACGATTGGGACGCGCAGATGCTGTTCTTCCTCGGCCAGGGCTACCGCGTCATCGCTCATGATCGCCGCGGCCACGGACGTTCGAGCCAGGTCGGCGACGGTCATGACATGGACCATTATGCGGCCGACGCCTCCGCGGTCGCCGAGTCCCTGGACTTGAAGAATGCCATCCATGTCGGTCATTCGACCGGAGGCGGCGAGGTCGCGCGCTATGTCGCCCGGTATGGTCAACCGCAAGGCCGGGTAGCCAAGGCGGTCCTGGTCAGCGCGGTTCCGCCGTTGATGGTCAAGACGGACCACAATCCCGGCGGCACGCCGATCGACGTCTTCGACGGCTTCCGCGCGGCCTTGGCCGCCAACCGGGCGCAGTTCTTCCTCGATGTGGCTTCGGGGCCGTTCTACGGCTTCAACCGTCCGGGCGCGAAAATCTCGCAGGGCGTCATTCGGAACTGGTGGCGCCAGGGAATGATGGGGAGCGCCAAGGCCCACTACGACGGTATCAAGGCGTTCTCGGAGACCGACCAGACCGAGGATTTGAAAGCGATCACAGTGCCGACGTTCTGCATCCAGGGCGATGACGATCAGGTCGTGCCCTACAGGAACGCGGTCGAGTTGCAGGTCAAGCTGATAAAGTCCAGCACCCTCAAGGTCTATGCGGGGCTTTCGCATGGCCTGCTGACCGTGAATGCCGACCGCGTCAATCCCGACCTGCTCGCATTCATCCGTGGCTGA
- a CDS encoding helix-turn-helix domain-containing protein, translating into MPPTANGQSQADVEPVASCAPHDVLTHLGDKWTILVLSMLAQAPDNRARFSEIKHGVRGISQRMLTLTLRMLERNGIVSRHYFPEVPPRVEYQLTSMGKSMLHPIEVFTSWIKENWPAMEQARGAYDAAASVSS; encoded by the coding sequence ATGCCACCGACGGCAAATGGACAGTCGCAGGCAGATGTGGAGCCGGTCGCTTCGTGCGCACCGCATGATGTGCTCACTCACCTTGGCGATAAATGGACGATTCTTGTGTTATCGATGCTCGCTCAAGCTCCGGACAATCGCGCAAGGTTTTCGGAGATAAAACATGGGGTGCGGGGAATTTCTCAGAGAATGCTGACTTTAACTCTGAGGATGCTGGAACGAAACGGAATCGTATCAAGACATTATTTTCCAGAAGTGCCGCCCCGCGTTGAGTATCAACTGACTTCCATGGGGAAGAGCATGCTGCATCCGATCGAAGTCTTTACGAGTTGGATCAAGGAGAACTGGCCGGCCATGGAGCAAGCGAGAGGTGCTTACGATGCTGCCGCGAGTGTCTCGAGTTGA
- a CDS encoding DHA2 family efflux MFS transporter permease subunit yields MQQNDSETADRAGDRLDPSVWKIAGVALFGALLAQLDATIVNVSLSSLATELNSSLSTIQWVTSGYLLALTLVLPLNGWLVDRIGAKALYLWCFSAFTLFSALCGLAWSAPSLIGFRVLQGISGGLLAPMTQMMIARAAGKHMARVAGYMALPVLLAPVLGPIIAGAILQYASWRWLFLVNLPVGAVALVLVILLLPSDRHETTRRTLDWFGLTLLSPGLVLFLYGSERLDDMVGRVILAGGIAMMVGFLWTARRKGDDALIDLRLFEGKVFSTAAITQFLSNGGMFAGQMLIPAFLIQACGRTPGEMGWMLAPLGIGMMLANPFMGALTDRFGIRRVSAGGALLTLVATLPMLYLATRGLNLLVLIPALLLRGMGMSGVGLPSLTAAYASVSRQKIPMATTSLNIVQRLGGPTMTTVCATFLAWKLRPHAADHAVSSAYAWTFLILCGLHAFTFLGAIQLPRRLSDVETRE; encoded by the coding sequence ATGCAACAGAACGATTCTGAAACGGCTGATAGAGCGGGCGATCGGCTCGATCCCTCGGTCTGGAAAATTGCGGGCGTCGCGTTGTTCGGGGCTTTGCTCGCACAGTTGGATGCGACGATCGTCAACGTCTCCCTGTCGAGCCTTGCGACGGAGCTGAACAGCAGCCTGTCGACGATACAGTGGGTCACCAGCGGCTATTTGTTGGCGCTCACCCTGGTTCTGCCGTTGAACGGATGGCTGGTCGACCGCATCGGTGCCAAGGCGCTTTATCTGTGGTGCTTCTCGGCATTCACACTCTTCTCGGCACTATGCGGCCTTGCCTGGTCGGCGCCCTCGCTGATCGGATTCCGGGTCTTGCAAGGCATCAGCGGCGGCCTCCTGGCGCCCATGACCCAGATGATGATCGCGCGGGCCGCAGGCAAGCACATGGCCCGCGTAGCGGGCTATATGGCGCTGCCGGTCCTGCTGGCGCCGGTCCTCGGTCCCATCATCGCCGGCGCCATCCTGCAATATGCGTCATGGCGCTGGCTGTTTCTGGTCAATCTGCCGGTCGGGGCGGTCGCCCTTGTGTTGGTGATCCTGCTCCTGCCCAGCGACCGGCATGAGACGACGCGACGGACGTTGGACTGGTTCGGTCTCACGCTGCTCTCGCCCGGCTTGGTTCTGTTCCTGTACGGCTCCGAGCGTCTCGACGACATGGTGGGGCGCGTCATTCTGGCAGGCGGAATCGCGATGATGGTCGGCTTCTTGTGGACGGCGCGACGAAAGGGCGACGATGCGCTGATCGACCTGCGCCTGTTCGAAGGCAAGGTCTTCTCCACGGCGGCCATCACGCAATTCCTCTCAAACGGCGGCATGTTCGCCGGCCAGATGCTCATCCCGGCGTTCCTCATCCAGGCATGTGGCCGAACGCCGGGCGAAATGGGTTGGATGCTGGCGCCGCTGGGCATCGGCATGATGCTCGCCAATCCCTTCATGGGCGCGCTGACGGATAGGTTCGGCATTCGGCGCGTGTCCGCAGGGGGCGCTCTCCTGACACTCGTCGCCACATTGCCCATGCTTTACCTCGCCACCCGAGGGCTGAATCTGCTGGTGCTCATACCCGCTCTGCTTTTGAGGGGAATGGGTATGAGCGGGGTGGGCCTGCCATCGCTGACGGCAGCCTATGCTTCGGTCAGCCGACAGAAAATACCGATGGCGACGACCTCGCTGAACATCGTTCAACGTCTCGGCGGCCCTACAATGACGACCGTTTGCGCAACCTTCCTGGCCTGGAAGCTGCGACCGCACGCCGCCGATCACGCCGTTTCGAGCGCATATGCCTGGACGTTTCTGATTCTCTGCGGCCTCCACGCATTCACCTTTCTTGGCGCAATCCAGTTGCCACGCCGGCTAAGCGACGTCGAAACACGAGAATGA
- a CDS encoding cysteine hydrolase: MAATQLDPRTALIVVDLQKIVASMPSAHPFAEVLKNASRLADAFRQRDLPVILVNVVGMAPGRTEQSRSGGGLPPDWSELLPDLNQQPQDHLVSKKTWGAFTNTGLEDYLKSAGVTHVVVCGVATSVGVESTARQAHELGFNVTLAVDAMTDLGAEAHANSVERIFPKLGETATTQDIIDLLSTRGA, encoded by the coding sequence ATGGCTGCGACTCAGCTCGACCCCAGAACCGCCCTGATCGTTGTCGATCTCCAGAAGATCGTCGCCTCGATGCCCAGCGCCCATCCCTTCGCTGAGGTGTTGAAGAACGCCAGCCGTTTGGCTGACGCCTTCCGTCAACGTGATCTTCCCGTAATCCTGGTCAATGTCGTCGGGATGGCGCCGGGTCGGACGGAGCAGAGCCGTTCGGGCGGCGGCCTTCCGCCGGACTGGTCCGAATTGCTGCCGGACCTGAATCAGCAGCCGCAGGATCATCTTGTGTCGAAGAAAACTTGGGGGGCATTCACCAACACCGGGCTTGAGGATTACCTGAAGTCCGCCGGCGTCACCCACGTCGTGGTCTGCGGCGTCGCGACGAGTGTCGGCGTCGAATCGACCGCACGCCAGGCCCACGAACTCGGTTTCAATGTCACCCTCGCCGTCGACGCCATGACCGACCTCGGCGCGGAGGCGCATGCCAACAGCGTTGAGCGGATTTTTCCAAAGCTCGGCGAGACCGCCACAACCCAAGACATTATCGACCTCCTATCGACACGGGGCGCCTGA
- a CDS encoding MarR family transcriptional regulator has translation MTDETDRSLEIVAKDFTTAISRVLRRLRTEANPTELALSQMGVLSRLEQGGPMNTADLARAELMKPQSMGVILGSLEQEGLVKRQPHPTDRRQVLFALTEAGAAVRTKHRAMKRDWLVRALAKLDPAQREALVAAIPVIRQVGES, from the coding sequence ATGACGGATGAAACTGACCGATCATTAGAAATCGTCGCCAAGGATTTCACGACCGCTATCAGCCGGGTGCTGCGACGGCTTCGCACCGAGGCGAACCCGACCGAGCTGGCTCTTTCGCAGATGGGTGTGCTGTCGCGCCTCGAGCAGGGCGGTCCGATGAACACGGCAGACCTGGCGCGCGCAGAACTGATGAAGCCGCAGTCTATGGGCGTCATCTTAGGAAGCCTCGAGCAGGAGGGACTGGTCAAGCGGCAGCCCCATCCGACCGACCGCCGTCAGGTACTTTTCGCGCTAACCGAGGCTGGCGCAGCGGTGAGGACGAAGCATCGCGCCATGAAGCGGGACTGGTTGGTGCGCGCTCTCGCTAAACTCGATCCGGCTCAACGGGAAGCGCTCGTCGCTGCGATCCCCGTCATCCGGCAGGTCGGCGAGTCCTGA
- a CDS encoding alpha/beta hydrolase yields MLNFSLLAAATVLLAVSTPALAQPEPAWSTSAAGEQVVDLPSGDGVTQRVLLDAPLRPRATLVMLPGGTGDVGVGRDGDPRHDNNFVVRTRAAWVAKGYAVVIPDTIDQANLRGVRSSPAYGRLVDDVADYARDRFQAPVFLVGTSQGTIAAMNAAARAGPGLIAGVVLTESVSVPGRRSTETVFDARPQDVRVPALIVANRDDACDVAPPAMAERIVAAMIHSPSVQLLPVSGGAQRSQSACGSLSPHGYYDIEQPVIDRVAGWLRVHGG; encoded by the coding sequence ATGCTGAACTTTTCGCTACTCGCTGCCGCAACAGTCTTACTTGCCGTATCCACTCCGGCCCTTGCGCAGCCCGAGCCGGCGTGGTCGACCTCCGCCGCCGGTGAACAAGTTGTGGATCTGCCATCAGGCGATGGAGTCACCCAGCGTGTGCTGCTCGATGCGCCGCTTCGTCCGCGCGCCACGCTGGTCATGCTCCCGGGGGGAACGGGCGACGTTGGCGTAGGGCGCGACGGCGATCCGCGGCACGACAACAATTTCGTCGTCCGCACGCGGGCGGCTTGGGTGGCGAAGGGCTATGCCGTGGTGATCCCAGACACCATCGATCAGGCGAACCTGCGCGGCGTGCGCAGTTCTCCCGCATACGGCCGCCTGGTGGATGACGTAGCTGACTATGCTCGGGATCGGTTTCAGGCGCCGGTGTTCCTGGTCGGCACCAGCCAAGGAACGATCGCGGCGATGAACGCCGCCGCCCGGGCTGGGCCTGGGCTGATTGCAGGCGTGGTGCTGACCGAGTCGGTGAGTGTTCCCGGGCGTCGCAGCACGGAGACCGTCTTCGATGCCAGGCCGCAGGACGTGCGGGTCCCCGCCCTGATCGTCGCCAACCGCGACGATGCTTGCGACGTGGCGCCTCCCGCAATGGCAGAGCGCATCGTCGCGGCCATGATCCACTCTCCGAGTGTGCAGTTGTTACCGGTCAGCGGCGGCGCCCAGCGGTCGCAAAGCGCGTGCGGCTCGCTATCGCCGCACGGCTACTATGACATCGAACAGCCGGTGATCGACCGCGTCGCCGGGTGGCTGCGGGTTCACGGCGGCTGA
- a CDS encoding nuclear transport factor 2 family protein: protein MTPTSCLPDWFEQALEGLRAGDIGRWMTIYAPEAVHEFSFAPEGAPRELVGRDAIAGYMSRLPSLIRFGALSDVRALVADDELIVEATGHHRRVADDTVREISYVWFIKTRDGKVVHFRDYMNPRQLSSIVAE, encoded by the coding sequence ATGACCCCAACATCTTGTTTGCCGGACTGGTTCGAACAGGCGCTCGAAGGGCTTCGCGCGGGAGATATCGGGCGATGGATGACGATTTACGCACCCGAGGCAGTTCACGAATTTTCATTTGCACCCGAGGGCGCCCCGCGTGAGCTTGTCGGGCGTGACGCCATCGCGGGCTATATGAGCCGGTTGCCATCGCTCATCCGCTTCGGCGCGCTCAGCGATGTGCGGGCGCTGGTAGCGGATGATGAACTGATCGTCGAAGCCACGGGACATCACCGGCGCGTTGCCGACGACACGGTCAGGGAAATCTCCTACGTCTGGTTCATCAAGACCCGGGACGGCAAGGTCGTACATTTCCGGGATTATATGAATCCACGTCAGCTATCGTCCATCGTAGCCGAATGA
- a CDS encoding helix-turn-helix domain-containing protein — translation MLAAADRLFAASDVPGNVTMDAIAAAAGVGKGTLFRAFGSRDGLLDALWASKIAALREEVERGAPPFEAATTPEERLVAFLDAILMFKLDNRHLIRAREVGAGLLQSPHYRWMHKIAQTLIEDATSPTTADDSLYVAHALLASLHIDLIDELLASGLSLQAIRRAQAMRVRAVVDHAGSGCAKRSDRR, via the coding sequence ATGCTGGCGGCCGCCGACAGGCTGTTCGCCGCAAGCGATGTTCCGGGGAACGTGACGATGGACGCCATCGCGGCCGCTGCCGGGGTTGGCAAGGGGACGCTCTTTCGCGCCTTTGGCAGCCGTGACGGGCTTCTCGATGCGCTTTGGGCGTCCAAGATCGCGGCCTTACGCGAGGAGGTCGAGCGGGGTGCGCCGCCGTTCGAAGCCGCCACGACGCCAGAGGAGCGGCTTGTGGCGTTCCTGGATGCGATTCTGATGTTCAAGCTGGACAACCGGCATCTGATCCGTGCCCGCGAGGTCGGCGCAGGTCTTCTGCAATCACCTCACTACCGCTGGATGCACAAGATCGCGCAAACGCTTATCGAAGATGCCACGAGCCCAACGACGGCGGACGACTCGCTCTATGTCGCCCACGCGCTGCTGGCTTCGCTGCATATCGATCTCATCGACGAACTGCTCGCGAGCGGTCTTTCGCTACAGGCGATCCGGCGCGCACAGGCCATGCGTGTCAGGGCTGTGGTCGACCACGCCGGCTCGGGCTGTGCGAAGCGCTCCGACCGACGATAG
- a CDS encoding aspartyl protease family protein, with protein MKLPKLTAVLACAFMISEPAMADSPDVLPLQEVPGVGLALDVTVDGHLGRFLFDTGWGVSAVTPTVAAIIGCKPWGRVTGFRAIGERLDSQRCNAATFRAGGFQAKAPEVIVVDLMKFLPPGTQPLSGGIGLDLFAGHTVTIQSHLHRLVLETSASREARIKTAQGITVRPVRDAQGAALTVDVAVPTADGPAWMELDTGNNGPTLIAAHVADLVGVKAGEDKPQPLTMPLRPGVTVRDAAIVRDLILDGDIGRGFLDHWDLTLDLAQGKGWLAPAQQ; from the coding sequence GTGAAACTTCCCAAATTAACCGCAGTTCTGGCCTGCGCGTTCATGATAAGCGAGCCGGCCATGGCCGACTCGCCCGACGTTTTGCCTTTGCAAGAAGTGCCAGGTGTGGGGTTGGCGTTAGATGTCACCGTCGATGGCCATCTTGGGCGTTTTCTCTTTGACACCGGCTGGGGCGTCAGCGCCGTCACACCGACGGTTGCAGCCATTATCGGCTGCAAGCCCTGGGGACGTGTCACAGGGTTTCGGGCGATCGGAGAGCGGCTGGACAGCCAACGTTGTAACGCCGCCACGTTCCGGGCTGGCGGCTTTCAGGCCAAGGCGCCGGAAGTCATTGTCGTCGATCTCATGAAGTTCTTACCCCCGGGCACGCAGCCCCTGAGTGGCGGCATCGGCTTGGACCTCTTTGCCGGGCACACCGTGACGATCCAGTCGCACCTTCACCGCCTCGTGCTGGAAACCAGCGCTAGCCGAGAGGCTCGCATCAAGACCGCTCAGGGGATCACCGTACGGCCCGTACGCGACGCACAAGGCGCCGCCCTTACCGTGGACGTGGCCGTGCCGACAGCCGATGGCCCCGCCTGGATGGAGCTGGACACCGGCAACAATGGTCCGACCCTGATCGCCGCCCACGTCGCGGATCTCGTGGGCGTGAAGGCGGGGGAGGACAAGCCTCAGCCCCTCACCATGCCACTTCGTCCCGGTGTGACGGTGCGGGATGCGGCGATCGTTCGCGACCTTATCTTGGACGGCGATATCGGACGCGGCTTTCTGGACCACTGGGATCTGACGCTTGATCTGGCGCAGGGGAAGGGTTGGCTGGCGCCGGCTCAGCAGTAG